The genomic DNA TAATCAATTTGGTGATAACAATATCTAACTTTGAAATTTGTTGTAATTTACACGTTTGCTATTTTATTAATGGTTCGGCTAGTCATACAAAGTCTAAAGTCAATTTGAGTGAAACTAacatgatataattatatttattatgaacgAGTATTACGAGTTAGAAGATCGTAAAATGAAAGGTACACTTCGTGACTGGCGCAAGGCGCTGCGCACCCCGGCCACGTACAGGGTCGGTAACGCTGTGAGGATACAGCCACAGTTTGTATTGTTAATTGGTTTGATAGGAGCATTCCTTGTGgtgttgttttattacaattggTGGACGAGCAGCCAGCCAGCAGCAGTCCATAAATGGGCCAGTTCAATGAGACCATACAATTTAACATACCCCCTTACCTCACCTGTATACAATGGAGATGTAGTCACATTCAGGATTGGAATAGTGACAGACTTAGATACCAACTCCAAGAGCAATACACAGAAGCACACATACATTAGTTACTTGAAGAAAGGATATTTGAATTACAATCGTGTGAAGAAGTCTGTGCATGTGACATGGGACGGGCGAGAGCCAATACAACTGAGCTCTACATACTCTCACAAGGGAAGAGGCATGGAGCTCTCAGAGTTGATAGTGTATGATGGAAGATTGCTTACTTTCGATGATCGATCTGGAATGGtgagtagttttaatttgttaagtaatctttatttttttaacaagtaaagattatttattattatttagtatttgaaTACTGAGCAAATactagtttaaatattttaaacactatGATATACTTATACCTATTTTTATcagaatatattatataattgcTAGCTAATTAATACTTCTTGCTCaaataaaatctattacaaTTTCAGGTGTTCGAGATAGTAGATAATAAAGTATTGCCATGGGTGATATTAACAGATGGCAATGGTCGTGTTGAGAAAGGATTTAAGTCAGAATGGGCGACTATTAAGGATGATATTCTTTATGTGGGATCAATGGGCAAGGAATGGACAACAGCCAGTGGGGAGTTCCAAAGTTACGACCCCATGTGGGTTAAAGCCGTCAACATTCATGGAGAAGTAagatatttatagtaaaaattaaaaaatgtgaaagtttcacTCAGTCATAGGTATTATGTAGTGTAAATGAAGTAGATTTATGTGGAACATTATATAGTTATATTCAGTGAATTTAAATTGTCTGTTTTTAGATATAGAAGAAACAATTCACATTAATCTACTGTTATGTAAgtttttgtgaatttattttagaGTTAAATACTTTACTTGATTGTTTGCACATTTGCAGTATGAACACAATGACATACTACATATCATAgtctatatttatttcatattgcAAATAACAGAAaggatatttattattcataattttacaaattctaagaggaaaattaaatattatattaacataagTCTTGTACAGTACAGTATCTTATCAGCAAGGTGCTCACAATCCATGAGGTTATCATTTAtcacttattatttattggtttagATAATCACTTTGTATAGGCGggtgttttaaattaacttacttCATTCTACTTATTTGAAAAGTTTATATATtcatatctatatatatatataaaaaaacatttttgatgataataataattgattataaataacattatcatcattacttttaaaattatattttctgaaaCTGTTAAAGAAATTTGGAGTCAGTAAGCAACTAGGGAAGTATAGAAATATTACAGCAATCTTAATAAATGTCTGTTGAAGATCAGAATTACACACATGAAACACCAGGCATTTTATCCCCCATTAACCActtgtatataagacacaatagaaaacactgTGTCTCATGTGGATATGCATACAATGGGTAaagagttaaattaattactatctattcagttaattatgtatatcaaccactttttttaaatttataactCACTTAGTcctaaaatgttaaaaatatttatcttctgTTCACAGATCCAGCATTTAAGTTGGGTGAATCAGTACAAAGCTGTGCGCAGTTCCATCGGTATCCATTGGCCGGGATACATGATCCATGAGTCAGGAGTGTGGTCCCCCTTCAAGCAGTTGTGGCACTTCCTACCAAGGAGATGCAGCCACGAGCCATACAACGAAACCAAGGATGAAGTTATGGGATGCAATTACTTAATAACTGctgatgaaaattttaaacatgtCCATGCTCTTGAGGTAAGCTGTTATAGAaatcaaatacttttataatataatacaagaaattataatttacttctAGACTGCTAGTTATCAATTTTAAGCTTTTAGTCTTAAAGTTGTATAAATTGATAACTAGAAAATtggcatattaaaataaaattacaatgaatTTACTGAAGTAATTgcatgattatattatttaattaaagataaaagtaaaattactggaaCATGTTGCATTATCTTGCTGACAATCTCtagatttaaaaaaaccttgGCTATGATTAGCCAAATGTGAGATTAGGTGTAAATGAAGTTGCAAGCGTCAGAAATCAACCAAGCAACATTTATCATTACACACGGGAATACCAGAATTTTCaatgtattaatttgtaatagtTAAATACCACAACTACGTCAAGTGTAAATGTTTATTCAGATGCTACacatttaagtaatattaactATATGGCCTTGAGTAATTCTTAGTTCTCGAaacctaaaataaatagaataaaacattttgggAATATTGGTAATACCACAGTGTGTATTGTATTACATACTTATAGGTGTTATAATTATACTACAATTATGTTATACTAGTATTGTAGCGGCTTGCATACCCGTGGGA from Spodoptera frugiperda isolate SF20-4 chromosome 26, AGI-APGP_CSIRO_Sfru_2.0, whole genome shotgun sequence includes the following:
- the LOC118264051 gene encoding soluble calcium-activated nucleotidase 1 isoform X2 — translated: MVIIDHNLPLFRISSRSLQPFIGAFLVVLFYYNWWTSSQPAAVHKWASSMRPYNLTYPLTSPVYNGDVVTFRIGIVTDLDTNSKSNTQKHTYISYLKKGYLNYNRVKKSVHVTWDGREPIQLSSTYSHKGRGMELSELIVYDGRLLTFDDRSGMVFEIVDNKVLPWVILTDGNGRVEKGFKSEWATIKDDILYVGSMGKEWTTASGEFQSYDPMWVKAVNIHGEIQHLSWVNQYKAVRSSIGIHWPGYMIHESGVWSPFKQLWHFLPRRCSHEPYNETKDEVMGCNYLITADENFKHVHALEITKHQPKHGFSSFKFIPGTNDEAIVALKTTEFEGKTATYITAFTTDGTVLLHDTLVENLKYEGLEFI
- the LOC118264051 gene encoding soluble calcium-activated nucleotidase 1 isoform X3, producing the protein MFHHHFIIRAFLVVLFYYNWWTSSQPAAVHKWASSMRPYNLTYPLTSPVYNGDVVTFRIGIVTDLDTNSKSNTQKHTYISYLKKGYLNYNRVKKSVHVTWDGREPIQLSSTYSHKGRGMELSELIVYDGRLLTFDDRSGMVFEIVDNKVLPWVILTDGNGRVEKGFKSEWATIKDDILYVGSMGKEWTTASGEFQSYDPMWVKAVNIHGEIQHLSWVNQYKAVRSSIGIHWPGYMIHESGVWSPFKQLWHFLPRRCSHEPYNETKDEVMGCNYLITADENFKHVHALEITKHQPKHGFSSFKFIPGTNDEAIVALKTTEFEGKTATYITAFTTDGTVLLHDTLVENLKYEGLEFI
- the LOC118264051 gene encoding apyrase isoform X1; translated protein: MNEYYELEDRKMKGTLRDWRKALRTPATYRVGNAVRIQPQFVLLIGLIGAFLVVLFYYNWWTSSQPAAVHKWASSMRPYNLTYPLTSPVYNGDVVTFRIGIVTDLDTNSKSNTQKHTYISYLKKGYLNYNRVKKSVHVTWDGREPIQLSSTYSHKGRGMELSELIVYDGRLLTFDDRSGMVFEIVDNKVLPWVILTDGNGRVEKGFKSEWATIKDDILYVGSMGKEWTTASGEFQSYDPMWVKAVNIHGEIQHLSWVNQYKAVRSSIGIHWPGYMIHESGVWSPFKQLWHFLPRRCSHEPYNETKDEVMGCNYLITADENFKHVHALEITKHQPKHGFSSFKFIPGTNDEAIVALKTTEFEGKTATYITAFTTDGTVLLHDTLVENLKYEGLEFI